From the genome of Mugil cephalus isolate CIBA_MC_2020 chromosome 2, CIBA_Mcephalus_1.1, whole genome shotgun sequence, one region includes:
- the ears2 gene encoding probable glutamate--tRNA ligase, mitochondrial, with protein MSLWLKYCQRCFVNRVVVTRGGFAVRRGPAAAVYRCCSTVQGEVRVRFAPSPTGFLHLGGLRTALYNYIFAKKYGGKFILRLEDTDQSRLVPGAAESIEDMLEWAGIPPDESPRRGGPLGPYLQSQRLDLYNETARQLVESGHAYYCFCSSQRLELLKKEALRSGQTPRYDNRCRHLRADQVQEKLAQGASHVIRFRLEEGVEPFQDLVFGWNRHDVAQVEGDPVVVKADGFPTYHLANIVDDHYMKISHVLRGSEWLISTSKHLLMYQALGWRPPAFGHLPLLMNKDGTKLSKRQGDIFIQSFQRDGVLAEALLDITTNCGSGFNTNRIGRRIDELISEFNPSKITTHSALLDLDKLPEFNRIHLQLQIEDEEKCCSLIKDVREQIQQSYTAEIQDEEVLHEDYIRRVLHLRKGHISSLKELVSPVYSYLWVRPSFSSQQVAALTPEPQHIASLVLKLIEERGERLSLDELAKDLKTLAKQAKATKYREVMKLLRLALSGLQQGPSVAEMMVSLGPAEISRRFQKLLLLSETS; from the exons ATGTCGCTGTGGTTGAAATATTGCCAGCGGTGTTTTGTGAACCGGGTGGTGGTGACTCGGGGAGGTTTTGCTGTGAGACGTGGACCGGCCGCCGCCGTATACAGGTGCTGCTCCACGGTCCAGGGAGAGGTGAGGGTCAGGTTTGCCCCCAGTCCGACAG GTTTCTTGCACCTCGGAGGACTCCGCACTGCTCTTTACAATTACATCTTTGCAAAGAAGTATGGAGGCAAGTTCATCCTGCGGCTGGAGGACACTGATCAGAGCCGACTGGTACCAGGAGCTGCAGAGTCCATAGAGGACATGCTGGAATGGGCCG GTATTCCCCCAGATGAGAGTCCTCGTCGAGGCGGCCCGCTGGGTCCGTACCTGCAGTCCCAGAGGCTGGACCTCTACAATGAGACAGCACGGCAGCTCGTAGAGAGCGGTCACGCTTACTACTGCTTCTGTAGCTCTCAAAGGCTGGAACTACTCAAAAAAGAAGCGTTAAGGAGTGGGCAGACTCCAAG GTATGACAACAGGTGTCGTCACCTGCGGGCCGACCAGGTCCAGGAGAAGTTGGCTCAGGGAGCGTCGCATGTCATCAGGTTTCGTCTGGAAGAGGGAGTCGAGCCTTTTCAGGATCTCGTCTTCGGGTGGAATCGTCACGATGTGGCGCAG GTGGAGGGGGACCCTGTGGTGGTCAAAGCGGACGGTTTTCCCACCTATCATCTTGCCAACATCGTAGACGATCACTACATGAAGATCAGCCACGTACTGCGGGGGTCCGAGTGGCTCATCTCCACCTCCAAACATCTCCTCATGTACCAGGCTCTGGGGTGGCGGCCGCCCGCCTTCGGACATCTGCCGCTGCTGATGAACAAAGACGGCACTAAACTGTCCAAGAGACAGGGGGACATATTCATTCAAAGCTTCCAGAGGGACGGGGTCCTGGCGGAGGCGCTGCTCGACATCACGACCAACTGTGGATCCGGGTTCAACA CAAATCGAATTGGACGGAGGATAGATGAGCTGatttctgagtttaatcctTCAAAGATCACAACTCACTCGGCGTTATTAGACCTGGACAAACTACCAGAGTTCAACAG GATCCACCTACAGCTGCAAATCGAAGATGAGGAAAAGTGCTGCTCGCTCATAAAAGATGTACGGGAACAGATCCAGCAAAGCTACACAGCAGAGATCCAGGATGAAGAAGTGCTGCATGAGGATTATATCAGACGGGTGCTACATTTACGTAAG GGTCACATATCCTCCCTGAAGGAGCTTGTAAGTCCAGTTTACTCTTACCTGTGGGTGCGTCCTTCCTTCTCcagccagcaggtggcagcactCACCCCGGAGCCGCAGCACATTGCTTCATTAGTGCTGAA gttaaTAGAGGAGCGAGGCGAGCGGCTGTCGTTGGATGAACTCGCTAAAGACCTGAAGACTCTGGCTAAGCAGGCTAAAGCCACCAAGTACAGAGAAGTGATGAAGCTGCTACGCTTGGCTCTCAGCGGCCTGCAG CAAGGACCCAGCGTTGCAGAGATGATGGTGTCTCTGGGGCCTGCAGAGATCAGCCGCCGTTTCCAGAAACTTTTGCTGCTTTCAGAGACGAGTTAA